In Acidimicrobiales bacterium, the sequence CCGGCTGGCCCAGGGCCCGGCGCAGCCCGTCCCAGTGGGCGTCGGTGGCGACCGAGACTGCGAGCCACCGCTCGGTCCCGTCAGGCCCGGGCCCGCAGGCGAACACCCCCTGGGGCACCGCCCCTGGTGAGCGGTTCCCGTCCCGGCGGGGGGCGGCGCCGTACGCCGACGCCTCGACCACCTGCTCGGCGGCCACGTTCATCCCGCTCTCGAGCAGGGCCGCCTCGACGAACTGCCCCCGCCCCGAGGTCTCCCGCGCCATCAGCGCCGCCTGGGTGGCGAAGGCGCCGTGCATGGCCCCGATGGGGTCGCACGGCCCCCGGGGCAGCCGGGGCGGTCCGTCGGGGATGCCGGTCACCCACGCCATCCCGCACATCGCCTCCATGTTCTGGGCAAAGCCGACCCGGTCCCGCCACGGTCCGTCCAGCCCGAACGCCGGCATCCGCACGACCACGGCGTCGGGGTTCACGTCGTGCACGCCCTTCTCGTCGAGCCCGAACCGGTCCATAACCCGCGGGGTGTAGTTCTCGATCACCACGTCGGCCCACCGGATCAGGCGGTGCACCGCCTCGAGCCCGGCCGGGTCGTCCAGGTTCAGGGTGACGCCCCGCTTGTTGACGTTGATCGACAGGAAGAACGAGCTGTACTCCCACCACTGCTCCTTGCCGGTGAACAGGAGGGCCGCCGCCGGGCGCATCCCGTCCATCCGTTGCACCGCTTCGACGTGGATCACGTCGGCCCCGAGGGCGGCGAACAGCTGGGTGGCCCCCGGCCCCGCCCACCAGCAGGTGAGGTCGAGCACCTTGAGGTCCGCCATCGGCAGGTCGGGGCCCGCCGGAGGTCCGGCCTGCCCGGCGGACGCTCCCTGCGCCGGGCGCCGGCCGCCCGGAACCGAACCACTGTCGGCTCCGACGGCCGGGGCGGGGCCGGGCTCGGGCAGCACGGCGCCGTTGAGCCGGTAGGGCGGCCGGGGGCAGACGAAGTCCCCGTCGGCGCCCGTGGTGAAGGCGCGCCGCTCGGTCAGATGCGGGTTGGATGGCAGGTTGGCGCCGTGGCCGACCGGCACGCACGGGATACGGAACAGCGCCGCCTCCTCGACGATCTCGTCGGTGGTGCGGGCCATGCACCACTCCCGGCTGGAACGCTCCAGGTCGGGCCGGCGGGCCGGGTCGCTTCGCACCGTCCGGTCCCCCGTGAGGTCGGCCCGGCCGATCAGCACGAGGAAGTCCTGGAACATCTGGGCCGAGTTGGTGTTGAAGCCGACCCAGCCGTCGGCGGTCTGCTCGATGGCGGGGAACTCGCCGCCGCTGGCGGCGAGGGATCCGACGGCGGGTCGTCCCGCCAGCGACATCATCAGGTCGACGAAGAGGTTGGTGCACACGCACATGGCCTCGGCCATCGACACGTCGATGTGGGCGCCGGCGCCGGTCCGGCGGGCATGGCGGACGGCGGCCAGGGCCGCCGGGGCGCCGAAGACCCCCCCGGCCCACTCGGCGATGCGCCCGCCGGCCTGCAGCGGCGGCGCCTCGGGGTAGAAGCGGGCGCCGATCGAGCCGCACTCCGCCTGCACGGTCATCTCGGTGGCGGGGCGGTCCTGCCACGGCCCCCGTCCGAACGGGGAGATCGACAGCACGACCAGTCCGGGCTGGCCCAGGAGGCCGGCCCCCTCGACCGTGCCGGCGGGCAGGCCCTCGATGACCAGGTCGGCGCCGGCGACGAGCTGGTCGACGGCGGGGTCCCCGAGGGCGCCGGCCAGTGAGCGCTTGGACGCGGCCAGGAAGCGGAACAGGGCGCCGTCCCGGCCGTCGGGACCGGTGGCGGGCACGTCGGCCGCGACCCAGCGCCGGAGCGGGTCCCCCTCGGGCGGCTCCACCAGCCACACGTCGGCTCCCGCGTCGGCAAACAGCTTTCCTGCGTACGCCGGCCCGTACCCGACGATCCCGGTCGGGGGCGCCAGCCCCCCGGACAGCTCGACCACCCGGAGGCCGGCCAGGGGACCGGGGACGGGGCTCATCCGACGGTCGCTACCGGCGGGCCGGGTCGTCGAGCTTGAAGACCCGGAGGGCGTTCTCGCGCAGGAACCGGGGCCACACCTCGTCGCGGAAGGGGACGTTCGGCATGTCCCGGAACTGGCGCTCCAGGGTCAGCCCGGCGGGGAAGTACCCGCAGTACATCACCTTGTCCTTCCCGCGCGTGTTGGCGAAGTCGATGATGTCCTTCGGGTAGTGCTTGGGGGCAAAGGCGCTCGTCATGTAGTGCAGGCCCGGCCACTTGAGCATGAGCTTGGCGGCCAGCGCCGTCCACGGCTCCCCGCCGTGCATCATGACGATGGTGAGGTCGGGGAAGTCGTAGCAGACCTCGTCGAAATGCTCGACGTGCTGGGCGGCAAAGGGCATCCGCGGCCCGACCACGCCGCCGTTGATGCAGATGGGGATGTCGAGCTCCACGCACTTGGAGTAGATCGGGTACATCTTCTTGTCGTCGACCGCGACCTGGGGCACCTGCCCACACGGGAAGCAGGAGACCGAGAC encodes:
- a CDS encoding CoA transferase, producing MSPVPGPLAGLRVVELSGGLAPPTGIVGYGPAYAGKLFADAGADVWLVEPPEGDPLRRWVAADVPATGPDGRDGALFRFLAASKRSLAGALGDPAVDQLVAGADLVIEGLPAGTVEGAGLLGQPGLVVLSISPFGRGPWQDRPATEMTVQAECGSIGARFYPEAPPLQAGGRIAEWAGGVFGAPAALAAVRHARRTGAGAHIDVSMAEAMCVCTNLFVDLMMSLAGRPAVGSLAASGGEFPAIEQTADGWVGFNTNSAQMFQDFLVLIGRADLTGDRTVRSDPARRPDLERSSREWCMARTTDEIVEEAALFRIPCVPVGHGANLPSNPHLTERRAFTTGADGDFVCPRPPYRLNGAVLPEPGPAPAVGADSGSVPGGRRPAQGASAGQAGPPAGPDLPMADLKVLDLTCWWAGPGATQLFAALGADVIHVEAVQRMDGMRPAAALLFTGKEQWWEYSSFFLSINVNKRGVTLNLDDPAGLEAVHRLIRWADVVIENYTPRVMDRFGLDEKGVHDVNPDAVVVRMPAFGLDGPWRDRVGFAQNMEAMCGMAWVTGIPDGPPRLPRGPCDPIGAMHGAFATQAALMARETSGRGQFVEAALLESGMNVAAEQVVEASAYGAAPRRDGNRSPGAVPQGVFACGPGPDGTERWLAVSVATDAHWDGLRRALGQPEWAAGADLATSAGRAGAQDTLERALAEWAAGQEAGKAAELLLGHGVPAAVVYDFRAVSEHPEFGARRFFEHFDHPVVGRHPVFGMPFRYTGIGSWVHSPAPTLGQHNHEVLTEVLGYTEEEVADLERREVIGTRPLGV
- a CDS encoding amidohydrolase family protein, which translates into the protein MPTDIGIVDLGIGFPYRSHEDKRAAYDFFRPLLKDAQSAKEFEFPAQYMFKDVPDVVDPDVDPVAWVVEKMDEFHIEFAKTGLSPNGIRAKQEHPGRFFLSMSVNPHRGVEMLRDMERAKAEHDIVSVSCFPCGQVPQVAVDDKKMYPIYSKCVELDIPICINGGVVGPRMPFAAQHVEHFDEVCYDFPDLTIVMMHGGEPWTALAAKLMLKWPGLHYMTSAFAPKHYPKDIIDFANTRGKDKVMYCGYFPAGLTLERQFRDMPNVPFRDEVWPRFLRENALRVFKLDDPARR